The Thiorhodovibrio frisius genome segment TACTCCGACACCGCCGTCACTGCCTCCTTGCTCAAATGCAGTTTCTATTGTTACCAGAACCAGCATGATTCCAATAAATGCGAAGCCCATACCCCATAATTTCTTAATGAATGCCCATATCCATGAAAAGAAGAAAGCTGGCCAACAGAATCCTCTTTTTACCGCTTCATGTCCCCGCGTAGGATGCTTGTAAACATCAAAGGTTTTCATTCTTAACTCCTTGCCATTGTTTTATGGCTAACGTCAAACCTAAGCCGACCATACTGCGCTGCTGTGACACTGAATGAAGCCACTGAGCTACGCGCGCAGTATGGGGTCGGCTTGAGGTGCGTGTTAGGCAATTAATTGTTGATCTTCCCATCGAAAAAACTGCCTCCAAAATCCAGAGTCGGCATCCACAAAATAGATCGGATTCAACTTTGGTACCTCGCGAAAGTCGGAGGGGTGAACGTCGGAACCTAGTAGCAGTGTCGCACAAGAGGCTATTTGAGGCGACGGACGCGTCAGAAGAGAATTAGCATTTTGTTTCCAGTCATCTGTTGGATGGCTGTTGATTAAGATAACTATCAAAGGGCAAAAATCTCCTTGGAATAGGTTCGATACTGCCTTCACTTCCTGGTTAATGCGATAATCTAAGATGGCGCAGGCCGCGCCTAAAGCCAATTCGCCGGCGCCTTCAGGAAATATAAGCGAAGGCCGCCAGCGGTCTATCGGAGTAAGCGGATCTTTCGTCCAAGCGTCGCTGCTTGCTTGGATAAGGCTTACATATAGCGTCTCAAGTGCATACGGATCTTGTACTAAAGCATTCTTTAGACCATGTAAACGGTTCCATATGGCCTCAAAGGAGGCTTTCCCCATTTTAGGTGAGCCGCTAATCACGAAATACAATGGAAGCCTACGTTCCATGGTAAAACCTTGCGTATGTCAGTTTCCGTAAGCCTAACGCCAGCCTCAGCCGCCGCGAGCGGACCGAGCGGTAGGACTGGAGGCCATTGTTAGGCAATCAATTGCGCGTTGATTTACAGTCGGGGAAACAATTCCATCCAGACCCCTTCTTCGACCTCGCTCAGGCCGGTTTCATCCACACCGACTTGGTACGGACCACAAGACGCGCGTTGGCAAGGTCGAAGCCCTCATCGACGGCCAACTCGCGCTTCTTTTCCGTGGCCAAATCTAGCAGGGTTACTGTTCTGCCAGACAGAAATACCTTCGCATACTGTGGTTGCGCGTTAGGCATCTCCGCCAATTTCACATCGGCGTCGGCACCGCAGCCGAATAGTACCGGCTTATCTCCGAGACTGACAGTGATCGTGCGTTCCTTCTCTAGCGACAGCCCGGAGGGGCGAATGGTTACCTCCAACCAGGCGTGCCGGAACGCCGCCTCGGCGAAAGCGATCACCAGGCCGATGACCGCTCCGGTTGTTGCTGTCGCCGCCACGAGCGCGGACACCAGGTACATCAGCGCACAGCCGAAGAAACCACCCGCCGCGCCGGCGAGACTCGCCGTCACACGCTTGAGATTTGGCACCACCCAGGACACCGCGAAACCAACAGCTGCGCCGCCCAGGGTCCAGCCAAGGAAGCGCCCGGCATCGGTGCCGCCGCCCAGCGATTCAGCGATCGGGAAGCCGATCATCAAGGCGATGAATCCCCCAATCATGCCGCCAATCGCGCCCACCAGCAGTGCTTTCCAGAAGGATTTCGAGTCGAAAGACTTGCCGACATAGCGTGCCTGGCCCACGGCCAGTAAGGCCGCAATGAACAAACCGTCGAATCCGGTTCCAATAATCCAGCTTGCCCACTCGCTACTATTATCGAGGTCGGAAACGCCGTAGATGATGCCGCTCAACAGCCCACCAATGGCTCCGAACCCGGCGAAATAGACGTACTTACTTGACAGTAGAATTTTCATGACGATAAGTCTCTCGAATTTATTGAATAAATAAATATGTCAATGAATGAATGACGCTAACGGGCTTATATCATAGGCGCTACGCCGGCATTAGACTCTGTCTAGGAACGAGGAAATGGGGCCTTTGCGGTCTTGCCAGGCCGCACTGACCCGTTTGATTTCAGCTGGCGCGAGCTATATGACACAGGCGACGCCATCAAAGCAAATTCGGTGCAATCAAAACTCGCACTAGGAAATACACATCACCGAGCATCCACCATTTGGACAACGACCAAACGTCCGCCCTGCGCTTTCTCAAGCAGAATTTGCTGTCCGTCCTTAAGCTCTAACTTACCGCCAATAGGTACGGGGGTCTTGCTATCGACATCCAATAGATCCGGAAGTCCCTCGTTGACCAGCCACCAGCGCGAATGATGGAGAACGAAATAACCGATTCGCCGTTTTTGGTCATCGGTTAACTTTTCGTTGGGAGCTATCCGACTGTTCGCGTGCCAAGGGAAAAGAGACTGTCCGGTCCATACCATCAGACGATGATTATCTGGTCTGAATTGGCCCTCCTTGCGCGACGAGTATAAATTTAGCACCGGCAACTGACCATGATAGTTGGTGCCACAAAAAGGACACTGGGGCTTGAAACTATTGTCAAAGACGTACCATTTCTGGTCGCAATCCGGGTTCTGACAAGGCTGTACCAGATCGACGGTCTTTACCAGTGCTGTCTCCCAATCGTTGGCGGATGGGCGTTGAGCCGGATCATGCAACCCCTTGATGAACGCTTGCTCGAATAACCGGCTGAGATAGGGTCCAGTTAAATTGAAGGGGCGCTCGTCGATATTGGCCCACGGCAACTCGCTTGGTTTGACGCTTGCCAGCCGTATTCGGTTACTCGCATCGCCAGGATGTTCGACGAAAAGGGCTTTCTCGCCCATTGATAGCATCTCGTCTCGTTGTTCGTCGGTGGTGTCGTGGACCTGACTGCCTCGTAGTGGGTGCCGATATAGCAAGTACATGTAAATGAGCACCGCTAGCGCGTGCAGGTCAGTCTCTCGCCGTGGCAGCCGTCGTGTTGGATCATCCTTCGGCAGATGGCTTGTCATCACTACTTCTGGTGCGATGAAATCCGGAGTTCCTACCACATCGGGGGGGTACTTGCCGGGCACAACCAAACCGTCAACGTCAATGACACAGGCCAGCCCCCTCGAGGGATCGACCAGGACATTCTTGTAGGAGAGGTCGGAATGGGCCAGGCCAGCCATGTGCAGGCGTCGCACCGCGCGCGCCAACAGTAGGCAAGCCTTGAGGTGGCCTAGCCAGTCGCCGAGCTCGCGCGGATCGAGGAAACGTTGACGCAGACTGGCAGCGGCAAACCACTTGCCCTCTTTCTCCTTTCCTTTGATCTTAAGCATGTCGCCATTTTTTGCTCCATGCTCGAAGAAAAAATGCCCGGGATAGGTCGGTGCCACCAAACCAAGCCGTCCTTCGTGCTCGAGCACCCCTGTTGGCCAGCAAAACAGATTTTGCCAGTAGTCACCGCCGATCTGATTAAAAATGCTCTCGCGATATTTACCTGTGATCATTTCCAGACGCTGGCGCGCCTGATAATCCTGCGGGGTCCGATAAAAAGCAACAACATAGGAGCGATCCGGAGAGAAATATACATCCTTCATGGCACCGGACCCGATCACTTCGTCGACGAATTCAACCTGCTCTCCGTCCAAATTCTTGCAAGCGATGACTCTTGCCATCAGCATGTCCTCTTGACTTGAATGATGCGACGGCACCGAAATGACGGATAAATACAATTCATAAAGATCCAATTACCGGATAGCACACCTTTGCTGAAAACCGGCGCTGGGCCGTTCCCGCCGAAACTCTCTACGCGGTCTCTCCCGGGGCGTTCGCGTCTGGCCGCACGAGTGCGATAGTGCGGTCATCGTGATTGCCTTGAGAGAAGAAATCGAGCCACTGAACCAATGCCTGGTCGGGTGCGGGCTCACGCAGCAAGGGCTCCAGCTCGTCCCACAGCCGATCCCACCGAGTCCCGTCCATCAGACCTTTATCGGTCTCAAAATAGGGATCGGAAACGCCGTCTGTCATCAGCACGACAGCCGTTAGGTCGCGGAAATGTCCGATGCCGATGCGTTTCGCGAATCCTTGCTCCGAGAGTGCCGTCCGGTCGAGAAAGCGGGTTTGCCCCGCGAACTCACCACTATCAGGCGCACCCATGAGACGAACCTTACCGCGCGGTCCGTAGGCCGCGATGGCACCATCGCCCATCCAAAAGCTGGACAGGAAGAGCGCGCCATTATGTGACTTAGCAACGGCCGCGAGCAAAGTGGTGGAATAGTCCCTGAAACTGCTGCTCTGCTCGTTTGCTGCCTGTTCGATCGCTTGTACGGCATCTGTCCCTGCTTGGTGGAAAAGGTAATGCAGATCCGCATTCATGGATTGCGCTGTCGTGGTGGGATCAGAATCCCAGTCCGATAGGGCGGTCGCGAGCCGCTCGCCGGTTTCGCCTGCAAGTGCGAGAGTCAAGACATCCCCGGCTGCTTTCACTGCAAGCCGAGCCCCTTCTCTAGAGAATTTCGCGCTGCCGGCCCCATCGGCGACAATCAGGGTGCTCCAGCCACCATCGGTATCCGCATGGATGAAAAAATCGTCGTCACGAAAGGTCCCGGCGTGCTCGTGCGAGCGCCCGCGACGGCTAGCTGCAAAAACTTGAACCCCGTCTCCAGCAATTCGGCGACCATCCAGATGGGGCTTCGGATAGGGTGCGTCAGTAGGTGGCTCAATAATCTTCCACAAGCTTTTCGGGTCTGGATTGACGATCAACAGACACTCGCCTGAATAGCTGGCGCTGTCACCTTCAGGAGTCCAACGGAGAGGAAGACGGTAATCGCCGTCGACTTGAGGGGTGCCCCGCAACTCGCCGTGCTCGCGATGGAAGCTCAGCCCAAGATCAGCAGGCACCTTGACGTCCAGAATTTCTAGCGGTCGGTCGTCAGCAGCGCGACCATCGATCACGGCAACATACTCGACACCGACTCGCGCATTAGGCAGATGAAAAGTCGCTCTTAGTGCGGGAGACTTAGTTGGCGGGCTTGCGCTGGAGGGAACTTGGCCAGGTTGGATTGCGTTTGGATCAGGTTGGCGTTCTGGCTCAGGATTTTTCTTGTTGGAGATATCTTGTGGCTTGTGAGAGGTATCATTATCCGCATCTGATTCGTCCGGCTCCTCCATGATGGGAGGTAACCTGTGTTCGCTCTTAATGACAGAATTTTCTGGTGCCTGGTCTTTTGGCGTTGAAACAAATTCTGAGATTTTTTTTGAATCCGGGTCAATAGAGTCTAATGGCTGTGTGGTTTGTGGCTCCATATCGTTTTTCCGCTCGATGCGTTTGAGGGGAATATCTGGGTATAGCTGCTCCCAGGCTTTCGCGATAGCAAGCTGAAATTGGCAAGTCGCGTTGAAGGCTTCATCATTACAAACAAAAGCCTCAATTTTTTCAGAAGATATCTTGCCGCGATCATAGATGGGCTGTCCGCGGTCCTCGAATAATCGCCAAACAAGATCTTCGACATAAGGGGTGAGTTTTTCGCGTTTTTTCGCTGTCGACTTATTGGAAATCTCGGCCATTTGCTAGCCCCGCCCACGGCCAACGTCAACGCCATGCCCTTCGCCCGACGCCCCAAGCTCGAAGGAAACAGTTTTTTCACACCATGGACATACAGCATCGCCCGGCCCGTTCAGACACATGAGTTTTCCACAACCACAAACAGCGAAGGCGGTAGCATTGCCGCAGTGCGGACAACTCGGCGAGCCAATCAGCTCGGATGTGTTGACCATCTCTCCCGTTGCACGCGGATCAGACCAGTCAAAATAGCTTTCATCGAGCGGATAGCACCCTGTAAGCCGGTACATGAAAAGCTTCAATTCGAATTCGCTGCTCTCGAGCTTCTGGCTTTTGCGCTCATATTTGAGCAAGTAAGGCTTGTGATTATTCTGGCAGCGTCCGACTAAGGTCACACAGGAAGGATCGACAACGCTAGGCGGGGGATCTTTCACCAAACGCATGATGCGCTCATCGAACACCTCGCTGAGCGGTTGTTCGGAAAGCTCGCCGAGGCTCTTGCTGCGCCAGAGAACCGATCCGCTAATCCAGTCGACAAATTTTTTATAATCGCCGGGTCGGGACTCCTCAAATAGGAGCACCTGATCCGTCAGCCGTTTAAGCACCGAAAAGTCCGTATCCCGTCCCAGCCCCACCGCAACGATAGTGGCGGATCGGTCATATTCTTGGCGCCAACGCTGAATCGCGGCATCAGGGGCATCGGTTGGATGACCGTCAGTGAAGAGATAAACAATCGGCCTCCAGTCGCCCTTACGTTCCGGGCCACTGCGAACAACTGATCGGTCGATTTCGGACATCAAGGTATCGAGAGCGGCACCGAGACTGGTGCCTCCACCCAAGGGAAGTTTTGGCGGATAAAAGGAGAAAAGCTCAATGAGGGGGACAATCGTCTTGGCGAAACCCGCGAATGCAATGACGCTGACGTGGACTGTCTCAAGCGCATGGGGGTCCGAACGCAACGATTGCACGACAGCATGCAGCCCTTCCTCCATCTTGCGGAGGTTATCTCCAGCCATGGATTCCGAACAATCCAACAGGAAGAAAACTGGAAGTCTACGCATGATTTGCCCTCACGCTTATAGTCCCCGACACCCTTAAGAGAATGAAAGGCTCAGGTTTAACGGTAAATCTTTGCTCTCGCGGATAGGCGCCGAAACGACGCAATACTAAAGCACCAATTGGACCTCGGCTGGTGGTGGTGGCAGATTCACCTGTTCCTCCAGCCCCGCGCTGCTCGAGCCGACCGAAACGCTCGCGGATACCCATTTGAAAAAGTTAGAAAACGCGGTCGAATCGAGCGTGTCGAGCTTGACAACCCGATCAGTTAGCTCGTGCAAGAGATCGAGTTTGACCTTAGGCCCCGCCGCACAGGCAACAATGGTGCCAAAGTTCCGTTTCTTGATCGCTAAAATCGCCTCATGGTAAGCAAGAAGATCCGATGGGCTGCCGTCTGTCATGACAAAAAGAAGTGGCCGCCAGTCGCCTTTCGCATCGTCTGTGCTGCGGCGCACTTCCCGATCAACCTTGGTAATCAACAACTCCAGTGCGGCACCGAGAAAGGTAGCCCCAGAACCGGGAACCGAAATTTCTTCCAAGCGAACCTCATCCAAGGGGGTGAGCGGCAGGTATTCTCGCGCCTCAACGTCGAAGGTGACGATTGAAATGTGCACACTTTCCAAAGCATAAGGGTCTTGGCGCAGCGCACTCAGCATTGCCTGCAACCCAACATTGACTGAATGGATAGGCTCGCCACGCATCGACCCTGACGTGTCGAGCAAAATATAAACTGGCAGCCTCCTCACGCTCATACAGACACCTCAGGCATACTTTTTGAGCCAATCAACGAAAGAATCGGATTCCGAAGGAGTGCCAATCGCAGTTAACTTCCAGTTTTCGGCTTCGCGCTCCAATTCGGCAAACAGCATCGAGCGACAGCTTTGATATTCGACTCCGCCAGATAGATCGAAACGCGCCATTTCTCGTCCCTTGGCGTCCTCGGCCCGGATAAATGCATTCCGGACTTGGCCAAAGCTCTGTTGATTCTCGATTCCCTTATAAATCTGTACCACAAAAACGACCTTGGTAAATTGGCTGGGAAGATCATTGAGTCGAACGATGATCTGCTCGTCGTCTCCCTCGCCCTCGCCAGTGCGATTATCACCCGTAAGCCAGACGCACCCAGAGCCGTGATGCATGTTATTGAAGAATATGACATCGCTGTCGAGCAGCGTCGCCTTACCGTTCGCATCTCGACCCAAGTCCAATACCTTGCCATCGCTTTGACACAGAAAGGCAACGACATCAAGGTCGTAATCTTCGGCTTTTTTTCCGAACAAATTACCAAGCAGACCTTTGCCCTTTTCTTCGTTAATATCCCATCCAAGGCCGATAGTGACTTGGGATAAGTCGTGCTCCGTCTTGCGAAGGCTAATGCCTTGGCCCTTTTTTAGCTTTACGCCCATCGCGCACCTCTTCAGATAACCAGATTGACTTCGGGCGGTGGCGGCGGCAAGTCGTCAAGGCCAGAAACTTCTTTATTGCCCTGCTCGACTTTTTGGCTGCCGGTTGAAATCGACGCCGAGACCCACTTGAAAAACGCCCGAATAGTATTCGCGTCAGCCGTATCTAGTGCGACTACCACCTCGGTGATCTGCTTGAGAATGGTCTGGTCGGCACCATGTCCAGCTGCACAAGCCACCACCACTCCAGTTCTCGCCAGCTTGAAACGGTCGAGGCCTTTGCGCCAATCGTCGGTCGGAGAACCATCGGTCATAATAAACACCAAGGGCTTCCAGTCACCTTTCGCATCGGCAGTGGTGCGAGCAACTTCTGCATCAATACGCTCAGCCAGCAACTCAAGCGCCTCACCGAGAGCCGTTGTGCCGGTTGCATTAAGGGGCGGTGGCTGAAAGTTGCTGAGCTCCGTCAGTGGAATCGCTTGATGTGCGGTGCTGTCAAAGGTGATCACCGACAGATAAGCGGTCTCAAGTGCATAGGGATCTTGGCGCAAGGTTGAGACCAACACTTGAACGCCATTCTTGACCGCTTCGATGGGCTCGCCACTCATGGAACCCGAGGTATCGAGTAGCAGA includes the following:
- a CDS encoding PP2C family serine/threonine-protein phosphatase, with the protein product MAEISNKSTAKKREKLTPYVEDLVWRLFEDRGQPIYDRGKISSEKIEAFVCNDEAFNATCQFQLAIAKAWEQLYPDIPLKRIERKNDMEPQTTQPLDSIDPDSKKISEFVSTPKDQAPENSVIKSEHRLPPIMEEPDESDADNDTSHKPQDISNKKNPEPERQPDPNAIQPGQVPSSASPPTKSPALRATFHLPNARVGVEYVAVIDGRAADDRPLEILDVKVPADLGLSFHREHGELRGTPQVDGDYRLPLRWTPEGDSASYSGECLLIVNPDPKSLWKIIEPPTDAPYPKPHLDGRRIAGDGVQVFAASRRGRSHEHAGTFRDDDFFIHADTDGGWSTLIVADGAGSAKFSREGARLAVKAAGDVLTLALAGETGERLATALSDWDSDPTTTAQSMNADLHYLFHQAGTDAVQAIEQAANEQSSSFRDYSTTLLAAVAKSHNGALFLSSFWMGDGAIAAYGPRGKVRLMGAPDSGEFAGQTRFLDRTALSEQGFAKRIGIGHFRDLTAVVLMTDGVSDPYFETDKGLMDGTRWDRLWDELEPLLREPAPDQALVQWLDFFSQGNHDDRTIALVRPDANAPGETA
- a CDS encoding vWA domain-containing protein — protein: MYFVISGSPKMGKASFEAIWNRLHGLKNALVQDPYALETLYVSLIQASSDAWTKDPLTPIDRWRPSLIFPEGAGELALGAACAILDYRINQEVKAVSNLFQGDFCPLIVILINSHPTDDWKQNANSLLTRPSPQIASCATLLLGSDVHPSDFREVPKLNPIYFVDADSGFWRQFFRWEDQQLIA
- a CDS encoding TerD family protein, yielding MGVKLKKGQGISLRKTEHDLSQVTIGLGWDINEEKGKGLLGNLFGKKAEDYDLDVVAFLCQSDGKVLDLGRDANGKATLLDSDVIFFNNMHHGSGCVWLTGDNRTGEGEGDDEQIIVRLNDLPSQFTKVVFVVQIYKGIENQQSFGQVRNAFIRAEDAKGREMARFDLSGGVEYQSCRSMLFAELEREAENWKLTAIGTPSESDSFVDWLKKYA
- a CDS encoding DUF2628 domain-containing protein, encoding MKTFDVYKHPTRGHEAVKRGFCWPAFFFSWIWAFIKKLWGMGFAFIGIMLVLVTIETAFEQGGSDGGVGVMLLLELGVFFWFGSKGNDWRNNNLRKRGYDHVQTIEAETPDAAIASAAKSSVTIMRDG
- a CDS encoding helix-hairpin-helix domain-containing protein, which encodes MARVIACKNLDGEQVEFVDEVIGSGAMKDVYFSPDRSYVVAFYRTPQDYQARQRLEMITGKYRESIFNQIGGDYWQNLFCWPTGVLEHEGRLGLVAPTYPGHFFFEHGAKNGDMLKIKGKEKEGKWFAAASLRQRFLDPRELGDWLGHLKACLLLARAVRRLHMAGLAHSDLSYKNVLVDPSRGLACVIDVDGLVVPGKYPPDVVGTPDFIAPEVVMTSHLPKDDPTRRLPRRETDLHALAVLIYMYLLYRHPLRGSQVHDTTDEQRDEMLSMGEKALFVEHPGDASNRIRLASVKPSELPWANIDERPFNLTGPYLSRLFEQAFIKGLHDPAQRPSANDWETALVKTVDLVQPCQNPDCDQKWYVFDNSFKPQCPFCGTNYHGQLPVLNLYSSRKEGQFRPDNHRLMVWTGQSLFPWHANSRIAPNEKLTDDQKRRIGYFVLHHSRWWLVNEGLPDLLDVDSKTPVPIGGKLELKDGQQILLEKAQGGRLVVVQMVDAR
- a CDS encoding TerY-C metal binding domain-containing protein, with the translated sequence MRRLPVFFLLDCSESMAGDNLRKMEEGLHAVVQSLRSDPHALETVHVSVIAFAGFAKTIVPLIELFSFYPPKLPLGGGTSLGAALDTLMSEIDRSVVRSGPERKGDWRPIVYLFTDGHPTDAPDAAIQRWRQEYDRSATIVAVGLGRDTDFSVLKRLTDQVLLFEESRPGDYKKFVDWISGSVLWRSKSLGELSEQPLSEVFDERIMRLVKDPPPSVVDPSCVTLVGRCQNNHKPYLLKYERKSQKLESSEFELKLFMYRLTGCYPLDESYFDWSDPRATGEMVNTSELIGSPSCPHCGNATAFAVCGCGKLMCLNGPGDAVCPWCEKTVSFELGASGEGHGVDVGRGRG
- a CDS encoding vWA domain-containing protein, with amino-acid sequence MSVRRLPVYILLDTSGSMRGEPIHSVNVGLQAMLSALRQDPYALESVHISIVTFDVEAREYLPLTPLDEVRLEEISVPGSGATFLGAALELLITKVDREVRRSTDDAKGDWRPLLFVMTDGSPSDLLAYHEAILAIKKRNFGTIVACAAGPKVKLDLLHELTDRVVKLDTLDSTAFSNFFKWVSASVSVGSSSAGLEEQVNLPPPPAEVQLVL
- a CDS encoding vWA domain-containing protein, with the protein product MRRLPVYLLLDTSGSMSGEPIEAVKNGVQVLVSTLRQDPYALETAYLSVITFDSTAHQAIPLTELSNFQPPPLNATGTTALGEALELLAERIDAEVARTTADAKGDWKPLVFIMTDGSPTDDWRKGLDRFKLARTGVVVACAAGHGADQTILKQITEVVVALDTADANTIRAFFKWVSASISTGSQKVEQGNKEVSGLDDLPPPPPEVNLVI